The Kineosporiaceae bacterium genome includes a window with the following:
- a CDS encoding TetR/AcrR family transcriptional regulator translates to MTDVPTASPGPREALLAKAIAWFAEHGVGDTSLRTLATALGTSHRMLIYHFGSREGLLGAVVEAVERGERAVMAEFLAAHADPYEAGAAFWTHVADRAQIFAPLFFELSGTAMQGKPYAASLRHWLATGWVDELADGFRRSGVGDEQAVRLARLSLGTARGLLFELAATGDRAAADAAMAEFTAMVRATSG, encoded by the coding sequence GTGACCGACGTCCCCACTGCCTCACCTGGCCCGCGAGAGGCGTTGCTGGCCAAGGCGATTGCCTGGTTCGCGGAGCACGGAGTAGGCGACACCAGCCTGCGCACCCTGGCCACCGCGCTGGGTACCAGCCATCGCATGCTGATCTACCACTTCGGTTCTCGCGAAGGCCTTCTGGGCGCAGTGGTCGAGGCCGTCGAACGGGGCGAGCGGGCGGTGATGGCCGAGTTCCTCGCGGCCCATGCCGACCCGTACGAGGCCGGCGCGGCGTTCTGGACCCACGTCGCCGATCGCGCGCAGATCTTCGCCCCGCTGTTCTTCGAGCTGTCCGGCACGGCGATGCAGGGCAAGCCCTATGCCGCCTCGCTGCGGCACTGGCTGGCCACCGGCTGGGTCGACGAGCTCGCCGACGGATTCCGGCGCAGTGGGGTCGGTGACGAGCAGGCCGTACGCCTGGCTCGGTTGTCCCTCGGGACGGCGCGTGGCCTGCTGTTCGAGCTCGCCGCCACCGGTGACCGAGCCGCGGCCGACGCCGCGATGGCCGAGTTCACCGCCATGGTGCGGGCCACGTCCGGCTGA
- a CDS encoding SRPBCC family protein: MTKTIEVRRTASAAPNAVWRVLSDLDAWPQWLPTVDRVARGAAGVGPGPDAVYRVEQPELPPTDWTVTDWQPGTAFSWRSRRPGVVSIADHVIRPLDDGGSEITLRMTFDGPLAWLAHRLYQGMTRSYLQTEAEALATRAGAEAGAGAADAE, encoded by the coding sequence ATGACGAAGACGATCGAGGTGCGCCGGACGGCGTCCGCTGCACCGAATGCTGTGTGGCGGGTGCTGAGTGACCTGGACGCCTGGCCCCAGTGGCTGCCCACGGTCGATCGGGTGGCCCGCGGCGCGGCCGGTGTCGGTCCGGGGCCGGACGCCGTGTACCGGGTCGAGCAGCCCGAGCTGCCGCCGACCGACTGGACCGTGACCGACTGGCAACCCGGGACGGCGTTCAGTTGGCGTTCGCGTCGCCCGGGTGTGGTGAGCATCGCCGACCACGTGATCAGACCGCTGGACGACGGCGGCAGCGAGATCACGCTGCGGATGACCTTCGACGGTCCGCTCGCCTGGCTGGCCCATCGGCTCTATCAGGGAATGACCCGCAGCTATCTGCAGACCGAGGCCGAGGCGCTGGCCACCCGGGCGGGTGCCGAGGCGGGTGCCGGGGCAGCGGACGCCGAGTGA
- a CDS encoding aldehyde dehydrogenase family protein yields MQMLSSLVPGAAAPTVATVDSINPANTSDVVARVDLAGADTLVAAARAGTEAQRAWAAVPAPIRGRVIAAIGRLVEANFEALSQLITREVGKPIAEARGEVQEVVDTCDFFLGEGRRLYGQTVPSEMPDKQLFTFRVPVGTAMVITAGNFPMAVPSWYLVPALLAGNAVVWKPAEYAAACADAMARIFIAGGLPEGLLTVVHADGAATSAGLEAALEAGVVNKVGFTGSTEIGRAIGALCGRHLQSPCLELGGKNPMVITPSADLDLAVEGALFSGFGTAGQRCTSLGTVIVHSSVHDEFARRFDAAVRTMPVGEPGGEKDAAVVMGPLLAPRFAERYEDYLAWIGSQHTVLGSTGVGRITADNPRAGFVGDTTLWESGLYYHPVIVDGVEPEDELFRTETFGPLVGIATYDDFDQALAMANAPGYGLSSSIYTTDPTEAFRYRIGIGAGMVSVNNSTSGAEAHLPFGGNGKSGNGSRQSGIWVLDQFTRWQSMNWDFSGKLQKAQMDIEIPPADMDFRI; encoded by the coding sequence ATGCAGATGCTCAGCTCCCTCGTCCCCGGCGCCGCGGCTCCCACGGTCGCCACCGTCGACTCGATCAACCCGGCGAACACCTCGGACGTCGTCGCCCGGGTCGACCTGGCCGGCGCCGACACCCTGGTCGCCGCCGCTCGCGCCGGAACCGAGGCGCAGCGGGCCTGGGCCGCCGTCCCGGCACCGATCCGCGGCCGCGTGATCGCGGCGATCGGACGGCTGGTCGAGGCGAACTTCGAGGCGCTGTCGCAGCTGATCACCCGCGAGGTCGGCAAGCCCATCGCCGAGGCGCGAGGCGAGGTGCAGGAGGTCGTCGACACCTGCGACTTCTTCCTCGGCGAGGGCCGGCGCCTCTACGGCCAGACCGTGCCCAGCGAGATGCCCGACAAGCAGCTGTTCACCTTCCGGGTGCCGGTGGGCACCGCCATGGTGATCACGGCCGGCAACTTCCCGATGGCCGTGCCGAGCTGGTACCTGGTGCCCGCGCTGCTGGCCGGCAACGCCGTGGTGTGGAAGCCCGCCGAGTACGCCGCGGCCTGCGCCGACGCCATGGCCCGCATCTTCATCGCCGGCGGCCTGCCCGAGGGTCTGCTCACCGTCGTCCACGCGGACGGTGCCGCGACGTCCGCCGGGCTGGAGGCCGCACTCGAGGCCGGGGTGGTGAACAAGGTCGGCTTCACCGGATCGACCGAGATCGGCCGGGCGATCGGCGCACTCTGCGGGCGGCACCTGCAGTCGCCCTGCCTCGAGCTCGGTGGCAAGAACCCGATGGTGATCACGCCGTCCGCCGACCTGGACCTGGCCGTCGAGGGCGCGTTGTTCAGCGGCTTCGGGACGGCGGGGCAGCGCTGCACCTCGCTCGGCACCGTGATCGTGCACTCCTCGGTGCACGACGAGTTCGCGCGCCGCTTCGACGCCGCGGTGCGGACGATGCCGGTGGGCGAGCCGGGCGGCGAGAAGGACGCCGCGGTGGTGATGGGCCCGCTGCTCGCGCCGCGCTTCGCCGAGCGCTACGAGGACTACCTGGCCTGGATCGGTTCGCAGCACACGGTTCTCGGCTCCACCGGGGTCGGGCGCATCACGGCCGACAACCCGCGTGCGGGCTTCGTGGGCGACACCACACTGTGGGAGTCCGGGCTGTACTACCACCCGGTGATCGTGGACGGCGTCGAGCCGGAGGACGAGTTGTTCCGCACCGAGACCTTCGGTCCGCTGGTCGGCATCGCCACCTACGACGACTTCGACCAGGCGCTCGCCATGGCCAATGCCCCGGGCTACGGACTCTCGTCGTCCATCTACACCACCGACCCGACCGAGGCGTTCCGCTACCGCATCGGCATCGGGGCCGGCATGGTCAGCGTCAACAACTCGACCTCGGGCGCCGAGGCGCACCTGCCCTTCGGCGGAAACGGCAAGAGCGGCAACGGCTCTCGCCAGTCCGGAATCTGGGTGCTGGACCAGTTCACCCGCTGGCAGTCGATGAACTGGGACTTCAGCGGCAAGCTGCAGAAAGCCCAGATGGACATCGAGATCCCCCCGGCCGACATGGACTTCCGGATCTGA
- a CDS encoding universal stress protein, with product MTYIVAFSPHRDDHAAIDLACQLARSDSDRVRAVTVVPPGWPTAVAGHTDREFEQWAAGEGEACAAEAIELLARHGDVPSEAAWLAGRSVPATLIEDAERVDAALIVVGSGDEARWGEVAMTSKTARLLHSSPVAVAIAPRGYRAGPDAVVRRATVAFRGDEQTRELLERAADICGRVGAALRIVTFAVRGRTMYPPEISGAEDMVLQEWRAQAEGQQAEAVSALVDNGFPADRLSAVIAVGRSWDRAVDSLDWGHDEVLVVGSSSTHRLTHVFLGSSASKIVRHSPVPVIAVP from the coding sequence ATGACGTACATCGTCGCCTTCAGTCCGCACCGTGACGATCACGCGGCCATCGACCTCGCCTGCCAACTCGCACGCTCGGACTCCGACCGGGTACGCGCGGTCACGGTGGTGCCGCCCGGCTGGCCGACCGCGGTTGCCGGGCACACCGACCGGGAATTCGAGCAGTGGGCTGCCGGCGAGGGCGAAGCCTGCGCGGCCGAAGCGATCGAGCTGCTCGCTCGGCACGGCGACGTGCCCAGCGAGGCGGCGTGGTTGGCCGGCCGGTCGGTTCCGGCCACGTTGATCGAGGACGCCGAGCGGGTCGATGCCGCCCTGATCGTGGTCGGCTCGGGCGACGAGGCGCGGTGGGGCGAGGTGGCGATGACGTCGAAGACGGCGCGGCTGCTGCATTCCTCGCCAGTGGCGGTGGCGATCGCCCCGCGCGGATACCGGGCCGGGCCGGACGCTGTGGTGCGGCGCGCCACGGTGGCGTTCCGGGGCGACGAGCAGACCCGGGAGCTGCTGGAGCGAGCCGCGGACATCTGCGGCCGGGTCGGTGCGGCGCTCCGGATCGTCACCTTCGCCGTGCGCGGCCGGACCATGTATCCGCCCGAGATCAGCGGCGCCGAGGACATGGTCCTGCAGGAGTGGCGCGCGCAGGCCGAAGGCCAGCAGGCGGAGGCGGTCTCTGCCTTGGTGGACAACGGATTTCCCGCGGATCGCCTGAGCGCCGTGATCGCGGTGGGCCGATCCTGGGACCGAGCTGTCGACTCCCTCGACTGGGGGCACGACGAGGTCCTGGTGGTCGGCTCGTCCTCGACCCACCGGTTGACCCACGTGTTCCTGGGTTCGAGTGCCTCGAAGATCGTCCGGCACTCCCCGGTGCCGGTGATCGCCGTCCCCTGA